ACAAATCAGTAACAGCAGTTTCTCAAATCTCTCACGTATGGACAGCACAGTAACAACAGCTCATCACATGCATCCCTTGCATTGCTTCACCTTGTATCCCTTAGTCCAGTCACAGGAAAACCCACaggactacacacacacacacacacacatacagacagacacacatgcacgctaACACCACCAACAACCTGACATAAGATAATAAAGGGAAGCCTTTATATTTGGTTCTCCAAACTGCCTTTGTTAATGGTTTTTCATTCACTTaagatttgtctttttaatttgaGATATTTTTTCTATGTAAATGTTCACATTGAAATTGCTATCggtattattttcatcatgaCACAATCCAACAAAAGCCGACCTCACAAAATAACTGGACTGCCTAGCTGTTGGTTCTATTTTGCAGGGATAGTAAACAGGGCTGAGGCCCTGTTCTCAGCCTCTCTAGTAACATTAGCTCTATGTACTAAAACCATATATCAAGACTATAACAATATATGAAAGTGCCTCTGTATTCCCTTCATGCAATTAGTAATAAACTTGACTTCAGGTTCTCTTCCCACATATAAGCTAAAGCTACAGGGAATGGTAGCGTTGGTGCATGTGGAACCATTGGACAGATCTTTATAGAGGActgcaaacttttttttgtaaagacagagagagagatcttatacatatatatttatgataTATGCTCCTTTTTAACTTTTACTACATGAGCTGGTTGGCAGTCTAGTTATTTTCTGAActctcaccccccccacccccaccccccttccccccACACAACCCGTTTCAATAACATCACCTTACTGTTACCAGTACGGATCAAACGACACACGCCATCGCCATCTGCAGCGCAGCATTATAATACCTAGATGAACATGTCAAAAATCGACAGTAggtttgaagaaaaaaaaagtgtttgttttttgatggaAAGTATTATTATTGAAAAATATGTGTCGATTGAGCCACGTGCAATGCATTGGGTAGAtcattgtgtttgtctgttagaGATTTTTAAGAAAGctaagagaaaagagaaaaaaaatgtatttgtttcaaGTCCATAAGCTCCGGGACTCTAAAAGAGAGGGCCATGAAAAATCCTAGTCTTTGTAAGTTGGgggtatttgtttttatttcctttgtctcttttttaatgttttatgtgtaaTCAGTTGTTTATAAAAATGTGGGAGggctgaaggaaaaaaaaaatctacacaacttgagaaaaaaaatttcTCTATCATCAGATGAAAACTGGTGCTTTAACACTATAAAGTACATTCAGAACTATTGTAAATGAATGgtaatgaacaaaaataacagaCCATTTAGGAAACAGCATTATTCCTCTCTCTATTTTTATCTTCTTCTATTTGTATTGAGTGGGGGGAGAGGTTCCTATTCCTTAAGGTTGTGACACAAAAGGCATTTTGGTTCAacctttagaaaaaaaaacaaacctataCTGTCAAGCCTAAGAAACTCTTCAGATAACTTACCCACGCACCGCCTGAAACTCaccagcaaaaaacaaaacaaccctcCCAATTTAACTCATTTTTATCACATACATTGGCATAAATACATGACAAGTCCCTCCCTGTACTGCGGGAGATGCTTCACATCCAGAAATATTTTCTTCCCATGATCATCTTGATATGTTTCTGAATCTAGAGCTGGATATAATTCAGCAGGTTGTGTTGAGACCCACATGCGATGGAAAGAGTACTAGGTTAGACCTTCTGTCTCCTGCAcagataacaaaaaaagaaaagggggaaaaaaaaaaagtagcttcAAATCAGGCAAAAATATGAGGTCTGAACCATTTTATGAAACAGGCAGCAAGGTGAGCCTCTCCCCTGTTCCACCCCCTCCTCTGTAAATGACTCTTATAGTGCTTGTGCTGTAGTGTATAGTTTCCCAGCAGTTAAAGGTTGTCCCTTAAAAGTGCCTTTTGTTCACAGACTCCATTTTGTAATCCAGATCGCCCCTTTTTTTCGAAACGGCTCGAGGTAGCAGGTTGCCCCTGAGTGCTGCGAGGAGGTGAAAGGTCGTCGCCCATTCAGCGCTCTGGgacaactttttttcccctccgcCTTCGAAATGAATCCCCTCCATTGTACCTCCCCTAtatcctctcttccttttcaaaagccgtatatatatatatatatatatagtacaaaAGGAAACTGGTGTGAATTAgttctttactttttattgataaatgatgacaaaaaaatctttttgaaaaggcaaaaaaactTGTTCTCGTTCAGCTCTtgcttttttcttcccctctgtctccactgtctgttttctcttaGACACTGGAGTAGTCTGTAACTGTGTGTCCGtcactctccgtctctctctctctctctctctctctctctctcccctgccctCTCCGCTGTTgggagggtgaaaaaaaaattgccGAAAAACTTTTGTCTGAGCAGAATGCAGTTAGCTCACATGTTATTCTTGTCTGTATGCTTCACATTGTATTACCATACCCAtcttcttcagcttctccaTTCAACAGCTAATGTAAGTGAACAAATTACGCTGATGGGCTTTTGGGGGTGTCCTTGGGTGGGTTTAGGAAGGGACGACGGGTTCGGGTTGAAGAGGTTTACGGAGAAGGTTAACGGGGTCGAGAGGGTTGGATGAACTGCTTTGGGATGTTGGAAAGGGGCTGCTTTGACTAGGACAAGGGTTTGCTCTTTTTTTAGCTATTTATTTTTGGCTTtgttttaccccccccccctccccttttttgtttcctttttaatttggatttcttttaatatttgctATCAGGGTATGCTGTCGTTTAGGCTCTCTTTGAGGATGCCTTGGACTGTAAATGAAAGCTACAAGCACCTTATAACCGGACTTGTCCTGCACGAGGCTGAAAGAGGGGGGTTGCATTTCCAGGACATATACCACATCCATTCAAACCAATTATTTAAAGTGAAGTATTATTGTTCACGGTGGGTttcacacagtgaaagcagTATTAGCCATTTACAACACACCAACCAGATAGATTAAAAGCCAGCATGAACCTGAACCTCTCAGATTTTTGAGGATTCAGGGAAGTCcctccatttttctcctctgacCACCTCATGCTGGACTTCTCCGtgtctttgttctgttgtttattttgttctttatcTTCTCAAGCGTGTATGGTTATTGGTGTAATAGGCAGCACCCTAGGCCCCCTGACTCCCAGCTCTTCTACGCCTCTGTCTATGCCCTCAGTGCAGCACCACTTCTTTGTGAGAACACCCCCAGAGCTCTAGGTGAAATGCATGTGTTAATTACAGTTTCTTTTccataagaagaaaaacacagtttgagaAGAGCAGCACCTGATTGAATAAAAAGGATGTTCTTGACTGTACCACCTTGCTGTGCCATGTCTTTCTTTCTATAAACTGGTAACTTAATAAAGAATCAGCTCTGGAGCTTCATGTCCTGCAATAATCACGTGATAGTTAAGTAGTTAAGTTATACTAATAAGAAAAGGCCagtatacatgtacacacattcatggttcccaggggatgaattttaataactttattaatcctgacttttcatttagcgccatcatcaggttaaatCTTTAACTTTAtcttttgtccaatactttggtttatgaccaaatacctgctaaactgAAGACGttcccttcagcctcagctgcactttgtgttaaatgattatttgtaaatgttagcatgctaacatgctaaactgagatggtgtacatggtaaacattaaacctgctaaaccTTAGTGCCctacctcacagagctgctagcatggctgaagactGTTTCTTCCGACATATAAAGATTTTAAAGCACCAACAACAGTATAACAACAAGTATTTTCATGCTTTCCTTGAAGCAGTAAAGTAAGAAACTGAGTGTTCAATGCAGGCTCGAGTttaatttatgtaaatattttggaaagtgacaaaaacaaaatgttgtccagatgtgcatttaaataaacacaataaaatgacCATTTTAAAAATCTCAGCAGTGTTTCCCCTATATGCATCTAGCAGCTGCGTAACAGGCGCTTCATATCCATATTCATAGGTCAAACACAGTAAAGCATACAAACGAGAAACTTTGCACTTGTGCTAACAATGAGCACTGGGTAGATGATGACAATAACACAAGCAACGATGAAAACGGATTCAGGATTATCATTCGCCGAAGGGAAAATAGTGCTGCATCTCACAGTTAAGTTACAGCAAATGCAATCCTTTGATAGGAATACACAAGGAAACATATCTGTGAAATAAACAGCATTTGGAAGATCCATTCTGATTCAAAGATAGTAGGTATTCCACGTCCCTAGCCTGCCTTGCTTCACCTCAGCTGCTACAGCTCCTCATCCCAGGGGAAACACTGTCGCAAGAAATGTAATTGTACCTAAGCTTCGATGATAAACGggtacataaataaatgtacccGTAAATAAAGGGGTACTCCAGAACCCAGACGAGACAGATTAAAATAGAAGTTGTTTGGTTCAGAGTTTCTCAAaggcagtatatatataaagtatattgCTCAAATTTGTATGAATAAAGCAAAGCTCTAAATTGTCAAATCAGCTGTTCCATGTAACAGTGTTTCACTATGGTTAAGAGTTTTCAAGTAACTTTTTTACGTAACTAAAGTGCTTCAGGGCAATTGGTCCTCTCCAGTCTGGTCCAACTGGATGTCTGCTTGGTCTTGTTGCTCGATCATCttgagacaaaaagaaaatgaacagttatttcttgtgttttatgtgataTACAAGAGTATCTACTTAAAGATAATCTACCTGTGATGCGGGTTCAGTTTCCTGCACTGGACCGCATATCTCTTCACCATCAGAGGGATTGTCTTCTTGAGCTTGTGGCGGTGGAGACTCAGAGGGTCCATTTTGCACTGGGAGCGGGGGTGAAACTGGTGCACCCTGGATGTTGGGAGATTTCACAGTAAGATCTTTAAGgggtctcacacacaaacataacttCAGATTGTGGAGGAGACACTTACCTCTGCGTGAGGTAGAGTCTCAGATGAAGGACTTGTCTCTTGGACCGGAGGGCTCGGCTTAGAATAATATGGTATTGCAGCATGTTGAGGGCACGGTGGAGGACGGATTCTACGAGGCTGGTTTCCacaggatggaggagggggtggtggtggtggaggaggagctgtggCCTAAATGTATGAAGACTGACATTAGGGAAAATCATAGTCCTACTTTGTATCCAAGCTCGGCCCTGTTCCACTCGCCTCTGCCTGACAGTGAATTACATACCTAGCACCAGATCATAATGTATGGAGATACAGATGAACAGAAATTAtggctgaataaataaaatggttgGTGGCTAGTCAGAAATTACTCTGGTGGCAGTAATAAAAGGACAACTGCCCACTTTCATACCACACTGCAGAAATTAGCAAATTAGCTATCCCAAGTACAATAACAACAGTAATTTTTTTATGTTGCTATAGAAAGCTATTAATTACAGTGagataaatgaaacaaactttTAATTATTAACTATTGTTAAGCATGCAATGCATTGCCTCTTCCTCACATCATTTCGGTCCTTAAGATCTCTCTTATATCAAAAACCAGCACATAGTGGAAATtgagcaggacacacacagacagatcagggggaaaaaaaagcagatttcTCTCCACTAACAACCTTCACCCACAGTATCATCCCTTCATACAGTCTCTAACGGAGTATTATGGTGCTACCAACCACACAGGACATGTGTTAGCCCACCCAGGGACCCATTGCCTCATAATCAAAATCTATTTTGACACAAGattcaaaatacacaaattgTAAGTGTTTCAAATTGAACTACAAAATATAGCAACCACGCAATGTATCAAAATAAACtggtatttttgtattttaaaaaatacatttccaagGGAGCATCCTTCACCAGCACACTGACTCAACTGATCAAGTGACCAAGTATCAGAGAAACAGCTTTTCACTGCTTAACAAGACACATTATAAATGTGACACCAATAAACTTTATTAcactaaaaagtaaaatgatttattttgttatccATGAAGTCATTTAGTTCTTGTGAGAGAGGAACACAGATATGGTTACTACACCTCTGCTCTCAAGTTAAAAACAGGAAGCACGGTGGAAAGCTCAAGCAGCTGTCTGCACTTGATGGAGGGTACTTCAAGATCAATTCCTAAAAATATTTTAGCTACAATAAACCGTATATCTTTATCATTACTTTCCTTGCTGCATCCATTTCTCCTTTTTGCTTGCTGGTAGCTAAATGCAGGAAAACGAGTTTGTAGCATGCATTTCCAAATGATATATTGGCCATATAGCGTTGTTCAAATAAACTGATTTAGTTGGTATCAACAAAAACTTATGACAGCCCCAGTGAAATAGACAACACGACAACGGTGGGCTACGGTTGACATAATGACAACCGTTACCTTTTAATGACGATGATGCCAACACATGCAGGCGTTAAGTTAtatctctttttgtctcttttctgtctctttgtaaAATCAGCTGtttataaaaactgaaaaagctATATAACCTAACT
The sequence above is a segment of the Enoplosus armatus isolate fEnoArm2 chromosome 2, fEnoArm2.hap1, whole genome shotgun sequence genome. Coding sequences within it:
- the LOC139302200 gene encoding actin-binding protein WASF1-like; this encodes MEMERKATAPPPPPPPPPPSCGNQPRRIRPPPCPQHAAIPYYSKPSPPVQETSPSSETLPHAEGAPVSPPLPVQNGPSESPPPQAQEDNPSDGEEICGPVQETEPASQMIEQQDQADIQLDQTGEDQLP